The following are encoded in a window of Brevibacillus sp. DP1.3A genomic DNA:
- a CDS encoding pyruvate carboxylase, with protein MKKRKINRLLVANRGEIAIRIFRAATELGIRTVAVYSEQDNVSIHRFKADESYLVGAGKGPIEAYLDIESIIEIAKRNDIDAIHPGYGFLAENADFAKRCQEEGIIFIGPSPELIDKFGDKVEARRLAIEAEIPVIPGTPEPIETLQEALLFAKEYGYPIIIKGVSGGGGRGMRIVRSQDELQYSLDRARSEARSSFGNAKVYLERYLEQPKHIEVQILGDNYGNIVHLYERDCSVQRRHQKVVEVAPSLSLDDKLREDICQAALTLMQKAGYSNAGTVEFLLTPDKRFYFIEVNPRIQVEHTITELITGIDIVQSQIRVAEGHALSDEEIGINAQSDIQMSGFAIQCRVTTEDAENNFLPDAGRLSAWRSGGGFGVRLDGGNGYPGAIITPFYDSLLVKISTYGASFDQAARKMLRTLREFRIRGVKTNLPFLENVVTHPDFLSGNYDTSFIDTKPELFIFPGRQDRGTKLLSYIGDTIVNGYPGLQKSEKKPHFDSPRIPRTPFTQPYPNGTKQILDKEGADGLVRWIQAQKQVLVTDTTFRDAHQSLFATRVRTYDLATIAEATGKLGSGLFSLEMWGGATFDTTMRFLQESPWERLQILRQRIPNVLFQMLLRGANGVGYTNYPDNVIHAFVKASAENGIDVFRIFDSLNWLPGMQTAIEAVRESGKVAEAAICYTGDILDPTKTKYSLAYYVNLAKELEKAGAHILAIKDMAGLLKPYAAHSLVSALKQEISIPIHLHTHDTSGNAGAMLLKAIEAGVDIVDACASSMSGLTSQPSLNGLIASLAHTERETGLSLESFNKLSDYWEDVRPSYQGFESGMKASNTEVYVHEMPGGQYTNLEQQAKAVGLEGRWDEVKHMYAVVNQMCGDIVKVTPSSKVVGDMALFMVQNNLNEENIWEKGTRLDFPDSVIQFFQGYLGQPPGGFPKELQELVLKGRDAFTARPGELLAPVDFTQVAAELEAKIGREPSHLDVLSYIMYPQVYLQFEQRLKEYGDLSVLNTGTFFYGLRPGEETAITIERGKTLIIKLVAVGELHPDGRRIIYFELNGQPREIFIRDQSAKVSELIRRKAEAQNPAHLGASMPGKVLKVLVAEGDKVRKGEHLLVSEAMKMETTIQAPLDGKIKAVYVKAGEAIQTGDLLIEME; from the coding sequence ATGAAAAAGAGAAAAATCAATCGCCTACTGGTAGCAAACCGCGGTGAGATCGCCATTCGGATCTTTCGCGCAGCAACGGAACTCGGCATACGTACGGTAGCCGTGTACTCCGAGCAGGACAACGTTTCTATCCATCGCTTCAAGGCCGACGAGTCTTACTTGGTCGGAGCCGGAAAAGGGCCTATTGAGGCTTACCTCGATATCGAAAGCATCATCGAGATTGCCAAGCGCAACGATATCGATGCCATTCACCCAGGCTATGGATTTCTTGCTGAGAATGCTGATTTTGCAAAGCGTTGCCAAGAGGAAGGCATCATTTTCATTGGACCATCCCCTGAGCTGATCGACAAATTCGGGGACAAGGTAGAAGCCCGTCGTCTTGCGATTGAAGCGGAAATCCCAGTGATTCCAGGCACTCCAGAACCAATCGAAACACTCCAAGAGGCGCTTCTCTTTGCCAAAGAATACGGCTACCCCATCATTATTAAAGGCGTATCTGGCGGCGGAGGCCGTGGTATGCGTATCGTCCGCAGTCAGGATGAATTGCAATATTCGTTAGATCGCGCACGTTCCGAGGCCCGCTCTTCCTTTGGCAATGCCAAGGTGTATTTGGAGCGATACTTAGAACAGCCCAAACACATCGAGGTCCAAATTCTCGGTGACAACTATGGAAACATCGTCCATCTGTATGAGCGCGATTGCTCTGTTCAACGGCGCCATCAAAAAGTGGTCGAAGTAGCACCGAGCCTATCGTTGGATGACAAACTGCGTGAAGATATTTGCCAGGCTGCTCTCACTCTCATGCAAAAAGCCGGTTATTCGAACGCTGGTACTGTCGAGTTTTTGTTAACGCCGGACAAGCGTTTTTATTTTATAGAAGTCAATCCACGCATTCAAGTAGAGCATACCATCACGGAGCTCATCACTGGAATCGACATTGTTCAGTCGCAGATTCGCGTAGCCGAGGGGCATGCGCTCTCCGATGAGGAAATTGGCATCAATGCGCAAAGTGATATCCAGATGAGTGGTTTTGCCATCCAGTGCCGTGTCACAACAGAAGACGCTGAAAACAACTTCCTGCCAGATGCTGGTCGCTTGTCCGCCTGGCGTTCCGGTGGAGGCTTCGGCGTAAGGCTGGACGGCGGCAATGGTTATCCAGGCGCGATCATTACACCGTTTTACGACTCGCTTCTGGTCAAAATCTCCACGTATGGCGCGAGCTTTGATCAAGCCGCTCGCAAAATGCTGCGCACACTGCGTGAGTTCCGTATTCGTGGCGTGAAAACGAACCTGCCGTTTTTGGAGAATGTCGTGACACATCCTGATTTTTTGAGTGGCAACTACGATACATCGTTTATTGACACCAAACCAGAGCTGTTCATCTTCCCTGGCCGTCAAGACCGTGGTACCAAATTACTATCTTATATCGGAGACACGATTGTCAACGGATATCCTGGTCTCCAGAAATCGGAGAAAAAGCCGCACTTCGACTCGCCTCGCATCCCGCGGACACCATTTACTCAGCCATATCCGAACGGCACGAAGCAAATTCTAGACAAAGAAGGTGCCGATGGTCTCGTACGCTGGATTCAGGCGCAGAAGCAGGTGCTTGTCACAGACACGACATTCCGCGATGCCCACCAGTCTTTGTTTGCTACGCGTGTGCGCACCTACGATCTCGCTACTATTGCAGAAGCGACAGGCAAGCTCGGTTCCGGGCTCTTCTCGCTGGAGATGTGGGGCGGCGCCACTTTTGACACGACGATGCGCTTTTTGCAGGAATCTCCCTGGGAACGACTGCAAATTCTCCGCCAACGCATACCGAATGTTCTGTTCCAAATGCTCTTGCGCGGAGCAAATGGCGTAGGCTACACCAATTACCCGGATAATGTGATCCATGCCTTCGTCAAAGCCTCTGCGGAAAATGGCATCGATGTCTTTCGGATCTTTGACAGCTTGAACTGGCTTCCTGGGATGCAAACAGCCATTGAAGCCGTACGCGAATCTGGCAAGGTAGCCGAAGCAGCGATTTGCTACACCGGAGATATTCTAGACCCGACCAAAACCAAATACAGCTTGGCCTACTATGTCAATCTGGCTAAAGAATTGGAAAAAGCAGGTGCCCATATTCTCGCGATCAAGGATATGGCAGGTCTTTTGAAGCCGTATGCTGCTCATTCGCTCGTCTCTGCTTTAAAACAAGAAATCAGCATTCCGATCCATCTGCATACTCACGATACGTCAGGAAACGCTGGCGCCATGCTTCTGAAAGCGATCGAAGCAGGCGTGGATATCGTCGATGCTTGCGCCAGCTCCATGTCTGGACTCACTTCCCAACCAAGCTTGAACGGGTTGATCGCGAGCCTAGCCCATACGGAGCGTGAGACTGGCTTATCTCTTGAATCGTTCAACAAGCTGTCTGATTACTGGGAGGATGTACGTCCGTCCTACCAAGGCTTTGAAAGCGGCATGAAAGCGAGTAACACTGAGGTGTACGTTCACGAAATGCCTGGAGGCCAATACACCAATCTGGAGCAGCAAGCCAAAGCGGTTGGTCTGGAAGGTCGTTGGGACGAAGTGAAGCACATGTATGCTGTCGTCAATCAAATGTGTGGCGACATCGTAAAAGTGACCCCGTCATCCAAGGTCGTCGGTGACATGGCCCTGTTCATGGTCCAAAACAATTTGAATGAGGAAAACATTTGGGAGAAAGGCACACGCCTCGACTTTCCGGATTCCGTCATTCAATTTTTCCAAGGGTATCTTGGCCAACCGCCGGGAGGATTCCCGAAGGAGTTGCAGGAGCTCGTGCTAAAAGGTCGCGATGCCTTTACTGCACGTCCAGGTGAATTGCTCGCGCCCGTTGACTTTACGCAAGTTGCCGCTGAGCTGGAAGCCAAAATCGGACGTGAGCCCAGTCATCTAGACGTCCTGTCCTATATCATGTATCCGCAAGTCTATTTGCAATTTGAACAACGCCTGAAGGAATACGGTGACCTGTCGGTATTGAATACGGGAACGTTTTTCTACGGGTTGCGTCCGGGTGAGGAAACCGCCATTACGATCGAGCGCGGTAAGACACTGATTATCAAGCTGGTCGCAGTTGGCGAGCTTCATCCAGATGGACGACGCATCATCTATTTTGAACTGAACGGACAGCCACGTGAAATCTTCATCCGTGACCAGTCTGCAAAAGTCTCTGAACTGATCCGCCGAAAAGCAGAAGCACAAAATCCTGCCCACCTCGGTGCCTCTATGCCAGGGAAAGTGCTCAAGGTGCTTGTAGCTGAAGGTGACAAGGTGCGAAAAGGTGAGCATCTTTTGGTGAGTGAAGCGATGAAAATGGAGACGACGATTCAAGCCCCGCTCGACGGAAAAATTAAAGCTGTCTACGTGAAAGCAGGCGAAGCCATTCAAACTGGCGATCTGCTCATTGAAATGGAGTAG
- a CDS encoding gamma-glutamylcyclotransferase, translated as MNVNNQNDKLPVFVYGTLLTGFGNHRNYVKTYKHEATPATILGEIYHLPAGYPGLLKGEQEVVGEIVTFAPDVYEQALAGLDELETYYGEGDPRNEYERIIVSATMEETAQVVNVYVYRYLDQDLVKQTGVHIPHGNWRRYMQEQSE; from the coding sequence ATGAACGTGAACAATCAGAACGACAAGCTGCCTGTATTTGTGTACGGCACACTTTTGACGGGCTTTGGAAATCATAGGAATTACGTGAAAACGTATAAACATGAGGCAACACCTGCGACGATCCTAGGTGAGATCTATCATTTGCCGGCAGGCTATCCGGGATTGCTGAAAGGAGAGCAGGAGGTCGTGGGGGAGATCGTCACATTTGCCCCTGACGTGTATGAGCAAGCGTTAGCTGGACTGGACGAGCTGGAGACCTACTATGGCGAGGGTGATCCGCGCAATGAATACGAGCGGATCATCGTGTCAGCGACGATGGAAGAAACAGCTCAGGTCGTGAACGTCTACGTATATCGTTATTTGGATCAAGACCTGGTCAAGCAAACAGGCGTGCACATTCCGCATGGGAATTGGCGACGCTACATGCAAGAGCAGTCTGAATAG
- the tpx gene encoding thiol peroxidase encodes MTTAVERQGAFVFKGGPVTLLGPEIKVGDTAPNFTVVGGDLSPVTLEDSKGTVRIISVIPSIDTGVCDAQTRRFNEEAAKLEGVTVLTVSVDLPFAQNRWCGAAGIDKVKTVSDHKDLSFGTAYGVAIKEFRLLARAVFVIDANDKVVHAEYVAAAGEHPNYEAAIAAAQAAK; translated from the coding sequence ATGACAACTGCTGTTGAGCGTCAAGGCGCATTTGTATTCAAAGGTGGTCCTGTAACACTGCTCGGTCCTGAAATCAAAGTAGGAGATACTGCTCCTAACTTTACTGTAGTAGGTGGCGATCTGTCCCCTGTAACTTTGGAAGATTCCAAGGGAACTGTTCGCATCATCTCTGTAATCCCTTCTATTGACACTGGCGTGTGCGATGCACAAACTCGCCGTTTCAACGAAGAGGCTGCGAAATTGGAAGGCGTTACTGTGCTGACTGTTTCCGTTGACCTGCCATTCGCGCAAAACCGCTGGTGCGGTGCTGCTGGCATCGACAAAGTGAAGACAGTATCTGACCACAAAGACCTGTCCTTCGGTACAGCTTACGGCGTAGCGATCAAAGAATTCCGTCTCTTGGCTCGCGCAGTATTCGTAATCGATGCAAACGACAAGGTTGTACACGCTGAGTATGTGGCTGCTGCTGGTGAGCATCCAAACTACGAAGCTGCGATTGCTGCTGCACAAGCTGCGAAGTAA
- a CDS encoding peptidoglycan-binding protein produces MSNIKRITDFSKYNSILPYASEMFGVYQSLIGWKSKRLLNRIKIGVDPLLPQLRPYLESKKFTFNADGFVSSKELQLAGFAGPHVISHDISVVLQKICDNLREYGKMPSDSTEWAHFVDRDILQRILEENVSEHFNIILRDNYYRIYSLTPYPNETEETFKQRQSLLKEQIQEEVRRGIANEEAFAGALTKLLYNNRINELNRIFFSKLDLNAEEGFLRILERNDINYDDPYLTFDPKKDVKDVTLSPLGIVHLFQQYFFELDTFLGPPTSHVWLSPGSTVELIETSSRKTITERTVELSSETARKTENSMTDQDEISTAVKEENKNDLKLGITSTVNQSWGTGSITATGSLNMDQTQQVARESTYKKMRQQTNKLSTEIRENYKSTFKTITESTDTSSKRYMLSNITGKLINYELRRKMRQVGIQVQDIGTYLCWETFVDEPGEDLGLANLIHIAQPANLLPVPDTSVIPYPSEQFISCKVSGTWNFGDQRKYGFVVLTVFDPPPAPEGLEVEKQQENIILPAYQVSGIGEDFTGSWGFGARFLPSGKLEMGVITGDDGLEWDERVDFVVSVALKYVASAAKRAEIDALNKAKRTTADVATAENIRITEEAFNKAVKERVEYARDLSKRKYEELRDEERIMVYRKLISTLMTDFQYKHTDNASRHVLSELIQSIFDIDKMLYFVAPEWWKPRKKKLGLFDLQSQLNSNLVTWSDGDPRPDNYLVTEKSVPAPMGSSLGWLLQLDGDNLRNAFLNAPWVKAIIPVRPGKEQAALHWLQSSNVEGSDGLNAAYAAPSDELNKIRTGLGMDLGATVTLKDAIDYLCVEVAEKYAESNQVKTYPNTEINLENKVTTTPTQKVYEHGFYPLQGGFRANPNDPNPDPNNKDKNFQVFDQWIEVLPTDQVVPVEVVYDPKTGRQL; encoded by the coding sequence ATGTCAAATATAAAACGAATTACGGATTTCTCTAAATACAATTCTATCTTGCCCTACGCAAGCGAAATGTTTGGTGTATATCAGTCTTTGATCGGTTGGAAATCAAAGCGGCTGCTAAATCGAATCAAAATTGGAGTAGATCCCTTACTACCGCAACTACGCCCGTATCTTGAAAGCAAAAAATTCACTTTCAATGCGGACGGATTCGTATCATCAAAGGAGTTACAGCTGGCTGGATTCGCAGGTCCTCATGTGATTAGCCATGACATTTCAGTTGTACTTCAGAAAATTTGCGACAATTTGCGAGAATATGGAAAGATGCCGAGTGACAGTACTGAGTGGGCGCACTTCGTGGACAGAGATATTCTTCAAAGGATTTTGGAAGAGAATGTATCAGAGCATTTCAACATTATTTTAAGGGACAACTACTACCGTATCTATAGTTTGACGCCATATCCCAATGAAACGGAGGAAACCTTTAAACAACGCCAGAGCCTACTTAAAGAACAAATCCAGGAAGAAGTACGCAGGGGCATCGCAAATGAGGAAGCCTTCGCAGGCGCCCTCACTAAACTTTTGTATAACAACCGCATTAACGAGCTCAACAGAATTTTCTTTTCTAAGCTTGACTTAAATGCGGAAGAGGGATTTCTTCGGATCCTAGAGAGAAATGACATCAATTACGATGATCCTTATCTCACCTTTGACCCCAAAAAAGATGTGAAAGACGTGACTTTGTCCCCACTTGGTATTGTCCACTTATTCCAGCAGTATTTCTTCGAATTAGATACATTTCTCGGACCACCGACTAGTCACGTTTGGCTAAGTCCCGGATCGACGGTCGAACTAATTGAAACTAGCTCTCGAAAAACGATTACAGAGCGGACTGTTGAGTTATCCAGCGAAACAGCAAGGAAAACAGAGAACAGTATGACAGATCAAGATGAGATAAGCACGGCTGTCAAGGAAGAGAACAAAAACGACCTGAAGCTAGGTATCACATCCACTGTGAATCAGTCTTGGGGAACAGGAAGCATTACTGCTACTGGAAGTCTAAACATGGATCAAACTCAACAGGTAGCTAGAGAATCAACCTATAAAAAGATGCGTCAGCAAACGAATAAATTGTCAACTGAGATTCGAGAAAATTATAAATCAACGTTTAAAACCATTACCGAGTCTACGGATACTTCCAGCAAACGCTATATGTTGTCCAATATCACAGGTAAGCTGATTAACTATGAATTACGCAGGAAAATGAGACAAGTAGGTATTCAGGTTCAAGATATCGGTACCTATCTTTGCTGGGAAACCTTTGTGGATGAGCCTGGCGAAGATCTCGGGTTGGCCAACCTGATTCACATTGCGCAACCAGCCAATTTATTGCCAGTACCTGATACGTCTGTAATTCCCTACCCTTCTGAACAATTCATTTCATGCAAAGTTAGTGGCACGTGGAATTTTGGGGATCAACGAAAGTATGGTTTTGTAGTGTTAACTGTTTTTGACCCACCGCCTGCACCTGAGGGACTTGAAGTTGAAAAGCAACAAGAAAACATCATCCTTCCAGCCTATCAGGTCTCGGGTATTGGTGAAGATTTCACGGGTTCTTGGGGGTTCGGTGCAAGGTTCTTACCTTCTGGCAAGCTTGAGATGGGTGTAATAACAGGAGATGATGGATTAGAATGGGACGAACGCGTGGACTTTGTAGTGAGTGTAGCTTTGAAATATGTTGCGAGCGCTGCTAAACGGGCGGAAATCGATGCGCTCAATAAAGCAAAGAGAACCACTGCTGATGTTGCCACCGCTGAAAATATCCGAATAACAGAGGAGGCTTTTAACAAGGCCGTCAAGGAGCGAGTCGAATATGCCCGTGATCTCTCAAAGCGTAAATACGAAGAATTACGGGACGAAGAGCGCATCATGGTCTATCGAAAGTTGATCAGCACTTTAATGACCGATTTTCAGTACAAACATACTGATAACGCGAGCCGTCACGTTCTCTCAGAGCTGATTCAATCGATCTTCGATATCGATAAAATGCTTTACTTTGTTGCCCCGGAATGGTGGAAACCTCGGAAGAAAAAGCTTGGTCTGTTCGATCTCCAGTCACAACTAAATAGTAACCTCGTGACTTGGTCCGATGGTGACCCGCGACCAGACAATTACTTGGTAACAGAAAAGAGTGTACCAGCGCCGATGGGTAGTTCACTCGGCTGGCTCCTGCAGTTAGATGGTGATAATTTACGGAATGCATTCCTTAATGCACCGTGGGTGAAGGCAATTATTCCAGTGCGGCCAGGGAAGGAACAGGCAGCGTTACATTGGTTGCAATCTTCCAATGTGGAAGGATCTGACGGACTGAACGCTGCTTATGCAGCACCATCTGATGAATTGAATAAAATCAGAACAGGTTTGGGAATGGATTTGGGAGCGACAGTGACGCTCAAAGATGCAATTGATTACCTTTGCGTTGAAGTGGCCGAGAAATACGCGGAGTCCAATCAAGTCAAGACTTATCCGAACACGGAGATCAACTTAGAAAATAAAGTAACAACGACCCCTACTCAAAAAGTATACGAGCATGGCTTCTATCCATTACAAGGCGGATTCCGTGCCAACCCGAATGATCCTAATCCTGACCCTAATAACAAGGATAAGAATTTCCAAGTTTTTGACCAGTGGATAGAAGTATTACCCACAGATCAAGTGGTACCAGTAGAAGTTGTTTATGATCCGAAGACAGGGAGACAACTGTAA
- a CDS encoding TetR/AcrR family transcriptional regulator → MASKQEIRSEETKRAILTAAADLFATRGFDTVSIREIAKAAGCSHTTLYIYFKDKEALLHYLSKEPLQSLTLQMEETLSKQGRTPEENLREISSQFIHFCLRNRTMYTLFFMIKASRIDVEEPEKELQTLRNQLFGLLSEAVRRCLPSDIEEEKALAHTRIYFYTLHGIVGTYTHSEEPLDSLMERLAPTFALSVDVFLAGSQKIMNRE, encoded by the coding sequence ATGGCAAGCAAGCAAGAAATACGCTCAGAAGAAACGAAACGGGCGATTTTGACGGCGGCAGCAGACCTTTTCGCCACCCGAGGCTTTGATACGGTATCCATCAGGGAAATCGCCAAAGCAGCCGGCTGTTCCCATACAACCCTCTATATTTATTTCAAGGACAAAGAAGCACTGCTTCATTATCTGTCCAAGGAACCTTTGCAAAGCTTGACTCTACAAATGGAAGAAACACTGTCCAAACAAGGACGAACACCAGAAGAGAATCTGCGTGAAATCAGCAGTCAGTTCATCCACTTTTGCTTGCGCAATCGAACGATGTATACCTTATTCTTCATGATCAAAGCCTCTCGGATCGATGTAGAGGAACCGGAAAAAGAATTGCAAACGCTGCGCAATCAATTGTTTGGTTTACTGAGTGAGGCTGTAAGACGATGCTTGCCAAGTGACATAGAGGAAGAAAAAGCGCTGGCCCATACTCGGATTTACTTCTACACGTTGCATGGCATCGTCGGTACGTATACACATTCCGAAGAACCATTGGACAGCTTGATGGAAAGGCTGGCACCTACATTCGCTCTATCCGTAGATGTTTTTCTCGCAGGAAGTCAAAAAATAATGAACAGGGAGTGA
- a CDS encoding MBL fold metallo-hydrolase, translating to MIRVEQISANIWCIKAWLLIPLRVWIVREEDGVTLVDAGMPFMTKRIMAFIKQLNAGPLKRILLTHGHSDHVGAVKKIAAAESVPVFAHRIEIPYMEGKELYPRRKKLEVNVQPGLAQSLREDAEGNIAPIGGLQPYLTPGHSPGHVVYYHEKDGVLLAGDLFTSKRGRLHRPMPMFTADMAQALKSSLIVRQLRPRHLEVCHGKPIENPAEQLDDYLKEVSTTFSIPTRVWQS from the coding sequence ATGATCAGAGTGGAGCAAATCTCGGCGAACATTTGGTGTATCAAAGCATGGTTGTTGATTCCTTTGCGGGTCTGGATTGTCAGGGAGGAGGATGGCGTTACGCTTGTCGATGCGGGGATGCCATTTATGACGAAACGGATTATGGCTTTTATAAAGCAGCTGAATGCAGGACCACTCAAGCGAATTTTGCTGACGCATGGTCATTCGGATCACGTGGGGGCCGTTAAAAAAATCGCGGCGGCAGAATCTGTACCAGTCTTTGCCCATCGAATCGAGATTCCGTATATGGAAGGGAAAGAGCTGTATCCTCGTCGTAAAAAGCTGGAAGTAAACGTCCAGCCTGGCTTGGCTCAGTCTTTGCGAGAGGATGCAGAAGGGAATATAGCTCCCATTGGCGGGCTGCAGCCTTATCTGACACCTGGTCATTCTCCGGGGCATGTAGTGTATTATCATGAAAAGGACGGAGTGCTTTTGGCAGGAGACTTGTTTACTTCCAAACGCGGCAGATTGCATCGTCCCATGCCGATGTTTACGGCGGATATGGCTCAAGCACTCAAAAGCAGTTTGATCGTCCGCCAATTGCGACCACGCCATTTGGAAGTATGCCATGGCAAGCCGATCGAAAATCCGGCAGAACAGCTTGATGACTATTTAAAAGAGGTCTCTACTACTTTTTCGATTCCAACTCGTGTTTGGCAATCATAG
- a CDS encoding RluA family pseudouridine synthase, whose product MLEELISFTVDEADAGQTVREVLQKRYGVSRRLLIRAKFKGSITRNGALVFVNEKLHAGDKIAVMVEEEAEETVAPEDMPLSIRYEDEDLMVIAKPAGLVVHPTGNHPSGTLANGMIAYWKKRGEHRKFRAVNRLDKDTSGLMIVAKNQWAHEQFSRMQQIRTLQRTYRAIVQGIVESDEGTIDSPIGLAENSFITRQVRPDGQTAVTHYRVLARGEGMSFVEVKLETGRTHQIRVHMSSEGYPLAGDDLYGGEREHIGRQALHAWALSFVHPRSGLAMSLEEPLPRDMEQLVQQFFPDYPCKEMT is encoded by the coding sequence ATGCTAGAAGAATTAATTAGCTTCACAGTTGATGAGGCAGATGCAGGGCAAACTGTGCGAGAAGTACTGCAAAAGCGCTATGGTGTATCACGCCGCTTGCTTATACGTGCCAAGTTTAAAGGTTCCATTACTCGGAATGGTGCCCTCGTTTTTGTGAACGAAAAATTGCATGCCGGCGACAAAATAGCAGTCATGGTGGAGGAAGAGGCGGAAGAGACCGTTGCCCCAGAGGATATGCCACTCTCCATCCGTTACGAGGACGAGGATTTGATGGTCATCGCAAAGCCAGCGGGATTGGTCGTTCATCCGACAGGAAATCATCCCAGTGGAACGTTGGCAAACGGGATGATCGCTTATTGGAAAAAGCGTGGTGAGCACAGAAAGTTCCGAGCGGTGAACCGTTTGGATAAAGATACATCAGGCTTGATGATCGTAGCCAAGAATCAATGGGCGCATGAACAATTCAGCCGCATGCAGCAGATCAGGACGTTGCAGCGGACCTATCGAGCTATCGTTCAAGGGATCGTGGAGTCAGACGAAGGTACGATTGATTCGCCGATTGGTCTAGCGGAAAATTCGTTTATCACCAGACAGGTGAGACCGGATGGGCAGACAGCTGTTACCCACTATCGTGTGCTTGCCCGAGGGGAAGGAATGAGTTTTGTTGAGGTGAAGCTGGAGACGGGACGCACTCATCAAATTCGTGTACATATGAGCAGTGAAGGGTACCCACTTGCAGGAGATGATCTGTATGGGGGAGAAAGGGAGCATATCGGCAGACAAGCTTTGCATGCATGGGCGCTATCCTTTGTCCATCCGCGTAGCGGTCTTGCAATGAGCTTGGAGGAGCCGCTGCCACGTGATATGGAGCAGCTAGTCCAACAATTTTTTCCCGATTATCCGTGCAAGGAAATGACCTAG
- a CDS encoding fumarylacetoacetate hydrolase family protein — protein MKLVSYRERERDAWRAGLLHEGKVKDIAHACPGAPSTVSGLLEEWANWLPVLQTAYEAQDGWDLEQVELGSPLPRPASFRDFYAFEAHVMTARAKRGLPMVPEWYHFPVFYFSNAAAFTGTQANIRRPKATEWLDYELEIACVIGKAGVNIPVERAEEHIAGYCILNDWSARDIQREEVKVGLGPAKGKDFATSMGPWLVTPEELEDVRITGEKGSRYDLEMVARINGREYSKGNFKDIHYTFAEMIARASEDCSLYPGDVIGSGTVGTGCILELGTEQYAWLAPGDVVELEVERLGVLRNTICE, from the coding sequence ATGAAGCTAGTTTCCTATCGAGAAAGGGAAAGGGATGCTTGGCGAGCGGGGCTCTTGCACGAAGGAAAAGTCAAAGATATTGCACATGCTTGCCCAGGCGCGCCGAGCACAGTGAGTGGTTTGCTCGAGGAGTGGGCGAACTGGCTACCCGTTCTCCAAACAGCATACGAGGCACAGGATGGCTGGGATTTGGAGCAAGTCGAGCTAGGTTCGCCACTCCCGCGTCCCGCCAGCTTTCGTGACTTTTACGCCTTCGAGGCCCATGTGATGACAGCGCGAGCCAAACGCGGACTTCCGATGGTGCCTGAATGGTATCACTTCCCCGTCTTTTATTTTTCAAATGCAGCAGCTTTTACAGGGACGCAAGCGAATATTCGCAGACCCAAAGCAACCGAGTGGCTGGACTATGAGCTGGAAATTGCCTGCGTGATTGGAAAAGCAGGAGTAAACATTCCAGTAGAACGAGCGGAAGAGCACATCGCAGGATATTGTATCTTAAACGACTGGAGCGCCCGGGATATACAACGGGAAGAGGTCAAGGTCGGATTAGGGCCAGCCAAAGGCAAAGACTTCGCAACGTCTATGGGACCGTGGCTGGTTACACCAGAGGAGCTGGAAGATGTACGTATCACAGGCGAAAAGGGCAGCCGCTACGATCTGGAGATGGTGGCACGCATCAATGGTAGGGAGTATTCAAAAGGAAACTTCAAAGACATTCACTATACATTCGCTGAAATGATTGCCCGTGCCTCAGAAGACTGTTCCTTGTATCCCGGAGATGTTATCGGATCGGGAACAGTAGGGACTGGCTGCATTTTAGAGCTGGGGACAGAGCAGTATGCTTGGCTTGCGCCAGGTGATGTAGTGGAGCTAGAGGTGGAACGCCTCGGTGTGCTTCGCAATACGATTTGTGAATAA